TAAAAATGTCACAAGCTAAACTATTTGAAATTTAGTtacttatttgaagtttaaatCTAAAGcgacttttttttttggaactaCAGCTCTATTTTaaataagatttctaaaaatGGTTAATAGTGCACTTCGTCCTTGCCCTAGTTATCAACTCACTTCATCCTTAACTTTTAGATTACTCGAATTAATAaatttgattttcaaattataaataatttttttaaaagaaaagtcagtaaaataaaaaggaataaaTTTATTCGGGTATCGagcattttttctttttccctttctcaTTTTCCCTAATTGAAAGATCGAAGCTGCTGTCCCCAAATTAGTCTACCTGCAATTCAAAGCCGCGGATAGACAATGGCTCTTCAGATTGCGAAAAGAGTCCTTCGAAATTCAGTTGCACCGTCCATTAGGTTTTTGGATCGGAGCTTTACTTCCGAATCCAATTCCAACTTGATCCGCGCTACTCTTTTCCCCGGCGATGGTATTGGACCTGAGATCGCTGAGTCCGTCAGGCAGGTCTGTTCTTCTCCTTTCTTACCTTATTATACTTGTTCTGGTTTCTGTTGATTTCCGGTCGGAATATTTACATTCTGTTGTGATTATTTTGACACTCgtactaaaaaaaaaacaagtacGAGTGTGATTCCGGTCGGAATATTACATTCTATATCCGCCTCTGGCTTCACTCGGGGCTAGGCTTTCTGTTACTTCATTAAGTCTAGGATAATAAATTGCTAAATCCTATTAAAAACTACAGATATTCAAGGTTGCTGAGGTACCAATTGAATGGGAAGAACACTATGTGGGGAAGGAGAGAGACCCTAGAACCAACAGCTTTCTAACATGGGAAAGTCTTGAATCTGTGAGACGGAATAAGGTTGGTTTGAAAGGGCCAATGGCCACTCCTATTGGAAAAGGTCATCGTTCCTTGAACCTTACATTGAGGAAGGAGTTAAATCTATATGCCAATGTTAGACCTTGCTATAGCCTACCTGGATATAAGACTCGCTACGATGATGTGAATCTCATCACTATTAGAGAAAACACTGAAGGAGAGTACAGTGGTCTTGAACATCAAGTAAGTatctttctatattttttaatagaatttagcTTATTTCTTGAGATCTTCAAATTCATTTGCATTTGGTATCAGGTAGTAAGGGGTGTGGTTGAAAGTCTCAAGATCATCACCCGTCAAGCAAGTTTAAGGGTTGCAGAGTATGCATTTCACTATGCCAAGACCCATGGAAGAGAGAGAGTGTCTGCAATTCACAAAGACAACATCATGCAAAAGACAGACGGTCTTTTTCTCAAGGTCTATACTTATGTCTGGTGTCTAATTATAGTTATATGTTTTATAAACCAGCACTATGGTATTGACTTTCTTTCTTCTTGTCCAGTGTTGCCGAGAGGTCGCGGAGAACTACCCTGAGATAAAGTATGAGGAAGTTGTCATTGACAATTGCTGTATGATGGTATGATCAAAGACCAATCACTTCATTGCGGCTCCAGTCTTATACATGTTCATCTTAATGAACAACCTTGAATAAGTTCTATGAAATGTTTTGACAGTATTGGGCCAAGCCTTATGTTAAAGTTTCACAAATACTATCTAGAAATTTTTGGTGAATTAACGTACTTCCTCTTCATGCATACAGCTTGTG
This Solanum dulcamara chromosome 8, daSolDulc1.2, whole genome shotgun sequence DNA region includes the following protein-coding sequences:
- the LOC129898587 gene encoding 3-isopropylmalate dehydrogenase, chloroplastic-like produces the protein MALQIAKRVLRNSVAPSIRFLDRSFTSESNSNLIRATLFPGDGIGPEIAESVRQIFKVAEVPIEWEEHYVGKERDPRTNSFLTWESLESVRRNKVGLKGPMATPIGKGHRSLNLTLRKELNLYANVRPCYSLPGYKTRYDDVNLITIRENTEGEYSGLEHQVVRGVVESLKIITRQASLRVAEYAFHYAKTHGRERVSAIHKDNIMQKTDGLFLKCCREVAENYPEIKYEEVVIDNCCMMLVKNPALYDVLVMPNLYGDIISDLCASLIGGLGLTPSCNIGEGGIALAEAVHGSAPDIAGKDLANPTALLLSSVSMLPHLELHDKADRIQDAILKTIKEGKYRTGDLGGTTSFQKVLRPLSPHLPIYKPQLTSTLSIFHRISGAFLATIVFFYYLLCLKIGLICFTYENFYQFCFYSPKFILISVEITALALSYHLYNGVRHLLTDFSGFFFLRIGRKRLK